The genomic segment GGTCGTGGTCGCCACCGGCAGCCGTGCCGCCACCCCGGCGGTCGACGGGTTGACCGACATCGCCACGTGGGACAACCGCGACGTCACGACCGCCAAGCAGATCCCCCGACGGCTGCTCATCCTCGGCGGCGGGGTCGTCGGCGTGGAGATGGCGCAGGCGTACCGGCGCCTCGGCGCGGAGGAGGTCACCGTCGTCGAGATGGCCGGGCGCATCCTCGGCCCCTACGAGCCGTGGGTCAGCGAGGTGCTCACCGAGGCGCTGGAGGACGAGGGCATCAGCGTCCGCTCCGGCGTCGCCGCGAAGGCGGCCCGCCGGACCGGCGGCGACGGTCCCGTCACCCTCACCCTCGACGACGGCAGCGAGCTCGTCGGCGACCAGCTCCTCGTCGCCGCCGGGCGCACCTTCAACACCGACGACATCGGGCTGGAGGCGATCGGACTGGAACCGGGCGGTCCGCTCGAGGTCGACGACCAGCTGCGGGTCGCCGCCGTCGACGGGGGCTGGCTCTACGCGGCCGGCGACGCCAACGGCCGGACGCTGCTCACCCACCAGGGCAAGTACCAGGCGCGGCTCGTCGGCGACATCCTCGGGGGAAAGGACCGGGCCGCCTGGGCCGACCATCGCGCCGTCCCCCAGGTCGTGTTCACCGACCCGGAGATCGCCGCCGTCGGCCACACCGAGGCACAGGCGCGCGAGACCGGCCTCGAGGTGAGCGTTGTCACCGTGCCGATCACCTCCGTGGCCGGCGCCGCCCTCGTCGGCAAGGACGTGGCCGGCAAGGCCCAGCTCGTGATCGACGCCGAGCGCCGAGTCGTCGTCGGGGCGACGTTCGTCGGCCCCCACGTCGGCGAGCTGCTGCACTCCGCGACGATCGCCATCGTCGGCGAGGTGCCGATCGACAGGCTGTGGCACGCCGTCCCCGCCTTCCCCACCGTCAGCGAGGTCTGGCTCCGCCTCCTCGAAGCCGACCGGGGCGTGTGACGGGGGCCACGATCACCGTGTTCTGGCGGCCCGGCTGCATGTTCGGCTCCGCCCTGCTGCGCGACCTAGAACGCCTCGACGTGCCCCACGAGCGGCGCGACATCTGGCAGGATCCCAAGGCCGCCGCGGCCGTCCGGGCCGCCGCCAGCGGCAACGAGACCGTCCCCACCGTCCGCATCGGCGAGGTGACCTTCGTCAACCCGTCCGCGGCGGCGGGTGCTCGGCGCCATCCATCGACTCGACCGCCAGCGAACTGCCCCGCCCCTCTGAACCGGGCGGGTCCGCCCGCTGGCTGAACCGGCTCCTCGGCGGGGGCGACTGAGCCGGCTCCGTGGTTCGTCGCGATCCGGCGGGTCAGCGGCGGAGGCGGCGCACCGCGGCGCGGGCTATCAGCGCCACCGCAACCGGAGCGCTCATCGACAGCGCCATCGCGACGGCCCCTCGTGCCGGATCGGGCAGAGGCTTCAGCGCGGCGCCGATGCGGCCGGTGAGGTACATCGGCGGGGCTTCTCGGAGCACGTCTTCCTTGGCGTGTCCGCCGGCGGCTTCCCAGGTCTCCCACATGTGGCCGGCCCCGTTGAGCATCGGCCGCAGCCGAGGTTGGCGTTCCCGCTTCGACGGCTGATGCCCCTGGGCGGCGGCCTCGAGCGCTTCGCGCAGCAGCGGCTCGTCGTTGGCCCACAGCGAGCGCCACCACACCGTCCCGTCCGGGCCGATCAGGTAGGCGGCGTGCGGCTTCGGGTCGAGCTGGCGATGCAGCGAGCCGTCGATGTCGTCGACGACCACCGGCGGTCATCCGGGACCTCCTTGGAACGCCATGTCCTCGGCGAGCAGCTGGCGGGAGAAGCGGGAGAAGCGGTAGGGGGTCGTGCCCATCGGGAGCTCCACTGGTCGGGTGATGAAACCCTTCCCTGTCCACCCCAGGGACACCCGCGGGGCACGGGGGGAATCGGGCGGGGACCGCGGGTACGGTCCCGCCGTCGCCCGCGAGGAGGTCGAGATGGTGCAGGTCGGCAGCGAGGAGATCGCCCGGTGGAGCGCGCGGGCGGCCGCCCGCCAGGACATGTCGCCCTTCACCGCCCAGGACATCAAGCAGATCAGGACCTCGGCGGTCGAGGACCACGCCGAGCCCGGCACGCGCCTGCTCGCCGCCGGCGAGGCGGTCGACCGCGTGCTCATCATCGGCTCCGGCGAGGTCGAGCTGCTCGCCCACTCCAGCGCAGGCCGCCGGGTCATGGAGGTGGTCCGCAAGGGCGGCGTCATCGGCGACATCCCTCTGTTCCTCGACGCGCCCATGCCCTTCGACGCTGTGGTGAGCCGGCGAGCGCTGGTGTGCACCCTGGATCGTGATGGGCTGCTCGCCTTCCTCAGCTCGGCCCCGGCGGCGAGCCTGCGGTGGATGCGCTCCATCGCCCTGCGACTCGACGACGACCGTCGACGCCTCCTCGCCATCATGACCAGCGATCTCACCGGCCAGATCGCCTTCCTGCTGCTCGAGCACGCAGAGCCCGGTGCGGACGGCGGCCTGGCAGTCCGGCTCAGCCATGACGTCATCGCCCAGCTGCTCGGTGCCCGCCGCCAGTCCGTCAGCCGCGTCATCGCCGACCTGCGCGCACGTGGGCTGATCGCCAGCGCCTACCGCCGGATCGACCTCCTCGACCCTGCCGGCCTCCAGGAGATCGCCGGACCGTCGCTGCCGACGTCTCGCTCGTGACAAGGCGTGGAAGACCGCAACCTCTGTAGCCGTTTCCTTCCGCGTCCGCTCCGTCGTCGCGACCATCGGGGATACCGAACGCGAGGGCTGACGACCGCGCCGGCGCACGAGGAGGAGACAACAATGGACGTTCGAGGAATCGGCTACGGCACACTCGCAGGGCTCGCAGGCGGCCTGGTCTTCGGCGCGATGATGCACGCCATGGGCATGATCGCGATGGTCGGCGGGCTCATCGGCATGAAAGGCGTCGCCGCAGGATGGGCGGTGCACCTCGTCAACTCCGCCATCATCGGCGCGATCTACGGCGCGACCCTGGGCCAAGCGGCGCACAGCGCAGGGCGAGGTGGCGGCTACGGCTTGCTCTACGGCGCCGCCTGGTGGGTCCTCGGACCGCTGCTCATCATGCCGCTGTGGATGGGCATGCCGGTCTTCCAAGTCGGTGAGATGCAGCTGCTGAGCTTGGTCGGCCACCTCACCTGGCCTACGGTGTCGTCACCGGCCTGGCCTTCTACGGCCTCGTGCAGCAGACGGCCTCGAGGGAGCCGGTCACCACCTGAGCGCCTAGCTCTCGGTCGGTGCAGCAGGGGGACGAGGTCCCGGTCCTCTCAGCGCCGCCGCCACAGCTCCTCGGCGCGCTTGAACTCGTCGTACGCCCCGGGGCCGTTGCGTCGCAGGCTGTCGTAGAACGCCTCCCGGGTCGACGTCGCGGTAATCTATCTGCTCCGTGACGTAGGGGGCGAGGGCACCGGAAGCGGACGGCGGGACCGCCCTTCCTCGTGGCGGGTGGGGAACGCCAAGGTTCGTGGTGGCACACCCGCCTCGCCGGGGTGCGCTTCGCGGGTGTAGACAAAGTACCAGGCCACCTCCGGGTTGCGGCTGGCCGCGGCGTCGAGAAAAGGACCCTCTGCCGGGACGCTGCGAGTTCCGCCCCCTGCGACGTCAGGGTGGACAGCGGCGGTGGTGCCCGATGCGAAAGGGCGTGGCCGACACCTGGCGCTACTACCAAGTCGGCACCGGCGCGAACAACCGCTACCTCGACGCGCTGGCGCAGGCGAGCGTCAAACGCGAGAGCTTCGACACCCTCGATGCCCTGCGCCGGGTCCCGGGTGCGGAACGGACGTGGCATCTTCCGCCTGGACCCCCTCGGCGCCGAGGCCGAACTGTTCGCCGCCGTCCTCGCCGGCCAGCACACCTTAACCGGGCTGCGCCACCGCGACCTGACAGCCCGCCCTGCACCCGCACCCGCCCGCGCCCCGACGAGCAACGACGCCGCTGTCCCCGCACGTCCCGCCAGATCGCCAAACTCCGCGGCCACGGCCTGCTCGCCAAGGTCAAAGCCGCCCGCCTGTACCGGCCCACCCCCAAAGGACTGCGCCTCATGACCGCCGCCGTCCAGATCCGCCAACACGACTTCCCCGCCGCCTATGCAATTGCCCCCGCGGCCTGAACCTCGTCCCCACCGGACTTGCGCGCCCGGCGCATCCTTCAGGGCAATGCGTAGGGGATTGGGCGCCCCGGTGCCGACCCTTCGACCGAACGGCCGCCGTCGCGGTGTCCGCCTGAGCATGCCCCATCCGGCAGGCAGGCGACGACGAACCACAATGGAACCACGCTCCGGACGCCGCCCGGCGCAACTTGCCGGACCGCCCGCCCCACCGCCGCAAAGGACAGACTGTTGACGCAGATCGAGGGACGCGACACCCGCGCCGCCGCACCGCTGACCGCCACGGGAATCGACGGAACGATCACCGTCGATGCCGACTCGCTGACGATCCGCAAGGGTTTCGGCACCCGCACCTTCGGCGTGCGTGGCAGCCACACCCTGGCCATCTGGGCGATCGCCGACGCCCAGCTCGACGCGCCGACCGGCGAACGCCGTGGCGCCCTGCAGGTCCGCCCGGTCCGTCAGTGGTCGCCGAACGGCTCGCTCACGGAGTACACCGTCACCTTCACCGAGCAGGCAGCCGGGGAGTTCGAGCGGGTGCACGCCCGCCTGCAGGAGCTGCTGCCCGCTCGGCAAACGGTCCGTAGGTCAGGCGCCCCCGGCGGCTGAGGGCATCACTGTGTCTCCGGCTCCTCCGTGGCGGCGTCGTTTGCTTCCTTCTTCGCCCGAAATTGCTCGATGGCAGCACGCACGTCGGTCGCTTTGCCCCATGGAAGGAGGCGGCTATGGTCCCCGCATGCCGACTCCCGATCCCCGGCCCGCGTTGACCACTGCCGACGTGCGGGCACTCGTTGCGGGGTGCGCGTTCTCGCCCCGCGCGGGCGCCCCGCACGTGGGCCGGGTCGGGCTCGAGCTGGAGGTGTTCCCGGTCCGGCGGGCCGGCGACGGTGCTCCCGCCGGGCGCGTGCCACTGCGCGACGAGGGGCGGCCCGGCACCCTGCGCATCCTCGACGAGCTCGCGCCGCGCTCGGGGGCCGGGGACGTGCCGCGGCACCCGCTGGCGCGCGGCACCGTCGTGACGGTCGAACCCGGCGGGCAGGTCGAGGTCACCACCTCGCCCCGCGCGACCGCCGCCGCCGCCCTCGACGACCTCGCCGAGGCGAGCGCCGCCCTCGCGCGGGTCTACGGCGAGCAGGGCGTGACCCTTGCCGCCGCCGGCCTCGACGTGTGGCACGCCGCCGGGGACGTCGCCCAGCAGCTGGACGCCCCGCGCTACCCGGCCATGGCCGCTTACTTCGCCCTGCGGGGACCGGCAGGCCACGCGATGATGTGCCACACCGCCGCCCTCCAGGTCAACCTCTGCCTCGGCCCGCCCGATGTCGCCGGGCAGCGCTGGCTGGTCGCGAACCTCCTCGCCCCCGTGGTCGTGGCCACGTTCGCCGCAAGCCCTGAGCCGCCCGCCGCGTCCGGTCGCGCCCGGCTGTGGCGGCGGCTCGACCCCACCCGCACGGGCGTGCCCCGCGCGCTCGTCGAGGGACGCACCGACGACCCGGTGGATCAGCTCGTCGAGGCGGCGCTGGCCGCCGATGTGCTGCTCGTTCGCCGGCCCGGCGGCTACGTGGTGGGCCGGCCCGGGTGGTCGTTCGGGACGTGGCTGCGCCACGGCGACGCCGACCTCGGGCGCCCCACCGCTGACGACCTCACCTACCACCTCACGACGCTGTTCCCGGAGGTGCGCGCGCGCGGCTTCCTCGAGTTCCGCGGAGTCGACGCGCTGCCGGCCCGCTGGCGGGCGGTGCCGGTCGTGCTGCTCGCCGGGGCGCTGTACGACGCGCGCGCGACCGAGCAGATCCGCGCGGTCCTCGAGCGCCTGCGCCCCCGCCTGCCGGCGCTGCTGGAGCGGGCCGGGATCGGCGGCGTGGCCGACCCGGCGATGTGCGCGCTGGCGGTGGAGTGCTGGTCGCTCGCGCTGGCCGGCGCCCAACGCCTGCCCGCGGGCTACGTGCGCGCCGCGGACCTGCGCACCGCCGAGGAGTTCCTCGACCACTTCACGATGCGCGGGCGCTGCCCCGCCGACGAGTGCGCCGAGCGCCTCGCCTGGTCGCCCGCCGCCGCACTGGCCTGGGCCGGCGACGCCGCCGACACGCTCGTCCGGTGACGGCCGGGGCGGCGGCCGCGCGCGCGGCGATCAGCCGGTCGCTCGCGGAGGTGCGGGCATGGACGCACGCGCTGCTCGACCCGCTCGACGACGACGAGGTGCACCGCCAGGTCGACCCGATCATGAGCCCCCTCGTGTGGGACCTCGGCCACATCGGCACGTTCGAGCAGCTGTGGCTGCTGCGGGCGCTCGGCCACCGCACCGGCTGGGACGCGGGCCTCGCCGGCCTCTACAACCCCTTCGAGCACCCCCGGTGGACCCGCGCGGACCTGGCGGTCCTGCCGCGCGCCGACGCCGTCACCTACCTCGCCGACATCCGCAGCGACGCGCTGCGCCTGCTGGCCGCCAACGGCCTCGACCCCGCGGAGCCGCTGCTCGCCGGCGGCTACGTCTACAGGATGGTCGTGCAGCACGAGGCCCAGCACCAGGAAACGATGCTGCAGGCCCTTGACCTGCGGCCCGACGCCGCCGCCTACCCGCTCGCGCGCGAGCGCCGGCTGTCCCGGCCCCGCGCGGTCGACGACGCCGAGCGGGTGGTCGTGGGGGCGGGGAGGTTTTGGATGGGCTCCGCCGACCCGGGCGCCTACGACAACGAGCGGCCGGTCCACCAGGTCGACGTGGGCGCCTTCGCGGTCGACCGCTTCCCCGTCACCAACCGCCGGTACGCCGACTTCCTCGACGCCGGCGGCTACGAGCGCCCCGAGCTGTGGTCCGAGCGCGGCTGGGCGTGGCGGACCGAGACGGGCCACCGCTGGCCGCAGGGCTGGATCGCCGCCACCGGCGGCGGCTGGCATGTGCGGCGCTTCGGCCACGTCGCCTCCCTCGACCCCCGCGAGCCCGTCGAGCACGTGAGCTGCTTCGAGGCGGAGGCCTTCGCCACCTGGGCGGGCGGGCGCCTGCCGACGGAGGCCGAGTGGGAGAAGGCCGCCTGCTGGGACCCGGCCGCCGGTCGGTCGCGGACCTACCCGTGGGGGGAGGCGCCGCCCACGCCGGCGCGGGCCAACCTCGACCGGCGCGGTTGGGGGCCCGCTCCCGTCGGGTCCTGCGCCGCCGGCGCGAGCGCCTACGGCGTCGAGCAGCTCGCCGGCGACGTGTTCGAGTGGACGTCCTCGCCGTTCGCCGCCTACCCCGGCTATGTCACGTTCCCCTACCCGGAGTACAGCGAGTCCTTCTTCGGCGGCGACTACCGGGTGCTGCGCGGTTCGAGTTGGGCAACCCGACCCGTGCTCGCCCGGGCGAGCTTCCGCAACTGGGACCACCCCTACCGCCGCCAGATCTTCGCCGGGCTCCGTGTGGCCTACGACCTGCCCGCCGGCCAACCGGGCGGGAGGACGCGCTGAATGTGCCGTCTGGCCGCCTATCTCGGCCCGCCCGCACCGCTGTCGACGCTCCTCTACGACCCCCCGCGGTCGCTGGAGGTCCAGGCCTACGCCCCGCGCGAGCAGCTGTCGGGCCGCGTGAACGTCGACGGGACGGGCCTGGCGTGGTGGCAGGCGGGCGAGCCCGATCCGCTCCGCTACGTCACCGACCGACCCCCGTGGGCGGACCCGAACCTGCCCGGCCTCGCCCCGCGCCTGCGCGCCGGCGGGCAGCTCGCGGTCGTGCGGGGCGCGACGTCCGGGATCGGGCACGGCACGGTGTTCGTGCCGCCGTTCACCCACGGCCGGGTGGCAGGCGCCCACAACGGCTTCGTCGCGGACTACCGGGCGCGCGTCGCCCGCGCGCTCGTCGACCGCCTCCCCGACCACCTCCACGCCCGCCTGGGCGGGCTCGGCGACTCCGAGGCGCTGTTCCTGCTCGCCGCGGCCCGCCTCGAGGACGACCCCGCGGGCGGGCTGCGGGGCGCCGCAGCCGCCGCCGTGCGGGAAGCCGCGGCGCTGTGCGCGAAGCTCGACGTGCCTGCGACGCTCACGCTCGTGCTCGCCGACGGCCGGGCGATCGTGGCCACCCGGGCGGCCACGGCGACTGCCGCCAACTCGCTGTACACGCTGAGCGACAGCGCCCGCTGGCCGGGGGCGCGGGTCCTGGCGTCCGAACCCCTCGATGACGACGCCGGCTGGGACGCCGTGCCCGACGGCAGCCTCGTCGAGCTGACCTCGGACGGCGTGCGGGTCGCGCCCCTGGAGTTCTGAGGTGGGCGCCACCCTGCTGCGGCTGACCTCCCCCGACGCCGGCGCGCTGCGCGCCGCGCTTGCCGCCGACGTCCGCGAGGGCCTCACCGCCACCCCGCGGCGGCTGCCGTCGAAGTGGCTGTACGACGCGCGCGGCTCCGCCTTGTTCGACGGGATCACCCGCACGCCCGAGTACTACCTCACCCGCACGGAGGCGGCGATCCTCGCCGACCGTGCCGACGAGATCGTCGCCGCGGTCGAGCCGGCGCAGATCGTGGAGATCGGCTCCGGCTCGGCGCGCAAGACCCGGCTGCTGCTCGAGGCGCTGCACCGCCACCGCACCGGCCGGGTCTACGTGCCGTTCGACGTGAGCGCCGAGGCGGTCGCCGCGGCCAGCGCCGCCCTCGCTGCCGACTACCCATGGCTGGACGTCCAGGCGGTCGTCGGCGACTTCCACGAGCACCTGCACGAGGTGCCGCGCGCCGGCCGGCGACTGGTGGCCTGCCTGGGCTCGACCATCGGCAACTTCCCGGACGACGGCCAGGTCGCGCTGCTGACCGACCTCGCCGGCATGCTCGAGGACGGCGACGCGCTGCTGCTCGGCGCCGACCTCGTGAAGGATCGCCGCGTCTTGGAGGCCGCCTACGACGACGCCGCCGGGGTTACCGCGGCGTTCACGATGAACCTCGTCACGGTGCTGCAGCGAGAGCTCGGCGCGGACATCGACGTCGGCGCGCTGCGCCACGTCGCCCGCTGGGAGCCCGCGCCGGCATGGATCGAGATCGCGCTCCAGGCGGTGCACGCCACCGTGCTGCGCTTCCCGACCCTCGACTTCGCGGTGGCCCTGGAGGCCGGGGAGATGATCCGCACCGAGGTGAGCGCCAAGTACACCCGCGCGACGCTCGCCGACCGCCTCGACGCCGCCGGGCTCGCCCTGCGCGCCTGGCACACCGACCCCGCCGGGTGGTTCGCCCTCGCCGTGGCGGCCCGGGCCTGAGACGGGCGGGGCTCCCCGTCGACAGGGGCCAGGCCGGGGCTCAGTGGCGTGGCACGAGGAAGGCCGACACCCTCCTGGCAGGGTGCGGGCCCCACAGACCTCGCCAGTACCCTCGGCCCTTCAGCAGCGCACTACCGTGTCGAGCTGCGCTCGAGGAACCGCACCCCGCCCCCGCGCCGTAGCGCAGCACCAACGGCAGCCACGAGTGCGGTCGCCCTCGAAGGCCCAGCCCACCACGTCGAGGCGGACGATCCCCGACGGCTGCACGCGCAGCCATCACCCACGCGGATCGCAACCGATCGCATCCCATTCGGCTCCGGACGTCCAACGAGGTGGAGCGTGCCGTCGGAAACACGGCCCTACCGGTGATGCCAAACCAGAACGCGGTGTCGGCCCAACCGCAGGAGCGCACCCGACAAGTCCGTCCAGCCGGCAACCGGTGCGTTGCTCTCACGCCGGCGCGCCCGGCAGATCATGCTGCGTCCCCCGTGCGGTGCGGGGCGCGCACGCGACCTGCACCACGAACGGCCGGACAGCGGTCGGCTGGCGGGCCCACGGCAGGCCGTAGAGAAAGCGGAACCGCACGACGCCAGACCACCGGCAAACCGCCGTAGCGGGGGGCCACAAACGCCAGCCCGACCAGCCGCAGATCGCTGCGCTTCTGCCTTTAGCCTTGCCGCGTTGGGCGATCGGCGCTCGGGCAGTGGCCGAGTCGATGAACGTGGCGAAGTTGGTCATGTCCAACACCAGCCCCGGACGGGTCCAACTCGAAGACTCCACCGCGCGGGCGGCCTCCCCCCCTGCCGCGGCGGACCATCGCCCATGGCCCGCTACCAGCCGACGGCGGCCGGTAGCGTGAGGTCGTCGCGACCTGTCGGCGCCGGCGTCGGCGACTCGGGGGTGACGAGCATGAGCAAGGCCGGCAGTACGAGGAGGCTTGCGACAGGGCGAGGCCGATCATCACCGCGGTGAGCAGGCCGTAGCTTGCGAACATCGGCATCGGCGCGAACGCGAGGATCGCGAAGCCGGCGACGCTGGAGAGCGCCGAGCCCACGAGCGCCACACCGGTCCCCGCCGTCGCGGCCCGCAGGGCCGCCAGCCGGCTGCCCTGGCCCCGCAGCTCCTCCCGGAACCGCATCGTCATGTGCGTGGCGAAGTCGATGCCCACGCCGATGGAGATCGCGCCGATGGTCGCGGTGACGAGGTTGCTGCTGAACCCCGCCAGGTGCATGACCCCGTACAGCCAGGCGATGACGAGCACGATCGGCACCATGCTGACGAGCGCGTAGCGCAGCGAGCGCATGAACCCCCAGGCGCACAGCAGGCAGAGGAGGACCGCGACGGGCACCGACAACTGGAGCGACCGGGAGATCGCCTCGAGGCTCGACTGGCGGATGATCGGGTGGCCCGTGAGGACCGCCTGAGCCTGCGGGTGGGTGGCGGCAAGGGCCGCGTCGAGCTCGGCGACGAGCGGCTCGAGAAGGTCGCGGGCCGCTGCGACGTTCTCCTGCGCGCGGCTGCCGACGAAGCCGACCCGAGTCGCGCGGCCTCGGGGCCGCTGCCGTCGGCGGGTGCGAGCACCTGCGCGACCTCCGTCGCGGGCGAGCAGCGGCGTGTCGAGCCCGGCTACCGGCTCAGCGAGTGATGGCCCCCTGGCGCCGCCTGCGTCGGTGCGGGCCCGGGTGACGCTCACGGCCACGGCCCGTGGTCGCCGCCGCCTTCGCCGCCGGGGTGATGGGACTTGCGGCCACGGTGCAGAGCACCCTCGTGGGTCGCGTCGAGGCCCCAGGCGAAGGAGCTCGTGGACGCCGTCGCCGAGGTCCTCGAGCAGGGCGCTCCACCGGACGTGGCGATCGCCGCGCTGCTGGGCCGGTCCGGGGCGGAGGCGGCGTCGCCGATGCCCCTGCAGATCCTCGACCGCCGTGGCGGGGTCGTCGCGGGCAGCCCGGGGATCGCTGCGCACAGCCCGGGCGTGGTCGCCTTCGGGGAAGTCGTTCCCGCGCCGCGGCCGCTGAGCGGCGAGCCCGAGATTCGTCGATGTCGGCGCCGAGGAGCTCGTCATCGCCCGGCGCGCCGTGTCCGTCGGCGCCGCTCGCTGGGACGTCGTCGCGGAGAGCCCGCTCGCGGGGGTGACCCGCAGCGTCGATGCGATCCTGCGCGTCTCCGCTTTCGGCGCCCCGTTGCTGCTGCTGCTTGTCGCGGGCGTCACGTGGGCGGGCACCGGCCGGACCCTTCGACCGATCGAGCGGATCCGCAGCGAGGTCGAGGAGCTGTCCTCCTCCACCCTTTCGCGGCGCGTTCCCGTGCCCGCCACCGACG from the Egibacteraceae bacterium genome contains:
- a CDS encoding NAD(P)/FAD-dependent oxidoreductase, coding for MSDTFDVIVLGAGSTGTNVAGYARDNGLSVAVVERELVGGECSYWACMPSKALLGPVHAVAAARRLPGAAQAVTGQIDVDAVLARRDEFISHLDDGPQADWLASIDAALVRGHGRLVGKRQVEVTAGDGSTRTLTAARGVVVATGSRAATPAVDGLTDIATWDNRDVTTAKQIPRRLLILGGGVVGVEMAQAYRRLGAEEVTVVEMAGRILGPYEPWVSEVLTEALEDEGISVRSGVAAKAARRTGGDGPVTLTLDDGSELVGDQLLVAAGRTFNTDDIGLEAIGLEPGGPLEVDDQLRVAAVDGGWLYAAGDANGRTLLTHQGKYQARLVGDILGGKDRAAWADHRAVPQVVFTDPEIAAVGHTEAQARETGLEVSVVTVPITSVAGAALVGKDVAGKAQLVIDAERRVVVGATFVGPHVGELLHSATIAIVGEVPIDRLWHAVPAFPTVSEVWLRLLEADRGV
- a CDS encoding glutaredoxin domain-containing protein; this translates as MTGATITVFWRPGCMFGSALLRDLERLDVPHERRDIWQDPKAAAAVRAAASGNETVPTVRIGEVTFVNPSAAAGARRHPSTRPPANCPAPLNRAGPPAG
- a CDS encoding Crp/Fnr family transcriptional regulator, which translates into the protein MKPFPVHPRDTRGARGESGGDRGYGPAVAREEVEMVQVGSEEIARWSARAAARQDMSPFTAQDIKQIRTSAVEDHAEPGTRLLAAGEAVDRVLIIGSGEVELLAHSSAGRRVMEVVRKGGVIGDIPLFLDAPMPFDAVVSRRALVCTLDRDGLLAFLSSAPAASLRWMRSIALRLDDDRRRLLAIMTSDLTGQIAFLLLEHAEPGADGGLAVRLSHDVIAQLLGARRQSVSRVIADLRARGLIASAYRRIDLLDPAGLQEIAGPSLPTSRS
- a CDS encoding glutamate-cysteine ligase family protein; protein product: MPTPDPRPALTTADVRALVAGCAFSPRAGAPHVGRVGLELEVFPVRRAGDGAPAGRVPLRDEGRPGTLRILDELAPRSGAGDVPRHPLARGTVVTVEPGGQVEVTTSPRATAAAALDDLAEASAALARVYGEQGVTLAAAGLDVWHAAGDVAQQLDAPRYPAMAAYFALRGPAGHAMMCHTAALQVNLCLGPPDVAGQRWLVANLLAPVVVATFAASPEPPAASGRARLWRRLDPTRTGVPRALVEGRTDDPVDQLVEAALAADVLLVRRPGGYVVGRPGWSFGTWLRHGDADLGRPTADDLTYHLTTLFPEVRARGFLEFRGVDALPARWRAVPVVLLAGALYDARATEQIRAVLERLRPRLPALLERAGIGGVADPAMCALAVECWSLALAGAQRLPAGYVRAADLRTAEEFLDHFTMRGRCPADECAERLAWSPAAALAWAGDAADTLVR
- the egtB gene encoding ergothioneine biosynthesis protein EgtB, whose protein sequence is MTAGAAAARAAISRSLAEVRAWTHALLDPLDDDEVHRQVDPIMSPLVWDLGHIGTFEQLWLLRALGHRTGWDAGLAGLYNPFEHPRWTRADLAVLPRADAVTYLADIRSDALRLLAANGLDPAEPLLAGGYVYRMVVQHEAQHQETMLQALDLRPDAAAYPLARERRLSRPRAVDDAERVVVGAGRFWMGSADPGAYDNERPVHQVDVGAFAVDRFPVTNRRYADFLDAGGYERPELWSERGWAWRTETGHRWPQGWIAATGGGWHVRRFGHVASLDPREPVEHVSCFEAEAFATWAGGRLPTEAEWEKAACWDPAAGRSRTYPWGEAPPTPARANLDRRGWGPAPVGSCAAGASAYGVEQLAGDVFEWTSSPFAAYPGYVTFPYPEYSESFFGGDYRVLRGSSWATRPVLARASFRNWDHPYRRQIFAGLRVAYDLPAGQPGGRTR
- a CDS encoding class II glutamine amidotransferase, yielding MCRLAAYLGPPAPLSTLLYDPPRSLEVQAYAPREQLSGRVNVDGTGLAWWQAGEPDPLRYVTDRPPWADPNLPGLAPRLRAGGQLAVVRGATSGIGHGTVFVPPFTHGRVAGAHNGFVADYRARVARALVDRLPDHLHARLGGLGDSEALFLLAAARLEDDPAGGLRGAAAAAVREAAALCAKLDVPATLTLVLADGRAIVATRAATATAANSLYTLSDSARWPGARVLASEPLDDDAGWDAVPDGSLVELTSDGVRVAPLEF
- the egtD gene encoding L-histidine N(alpha)-methyltransferase, which produces MGATLLRLTSPDAGALRAALAADVREGLTATPRRLPSKWLYDARGSALFDGITRTPEYYLTRTEAAILADRADEIVAAVEPAQIVEIGSGSARKTRLLLEALHRHRTGRVYVPFDVSAEAVAAASAALAADYPWLDVQAVVGDFHEHLHEVPRAGRRLVACLGSTIGNFPDDGQVALLTDLAGMLEDGDALLLGADLVKDRRVLEAAYDDAAGVTAAFTMNLVTVLQRELGADIDVGALRHVARWEPAPAWIEIALQAVHATVLRFPTLDFAVALEAGEMIRTEVSAKYTRATLADRLDAAGLALRAWHTDPAGWFALAVAARA
- a CDS encoding efflux RND transporter permease subunit, producing the protein MSVTRARTDAGGARGPSLAEPVAGLDTPLLARDGGRAGARTRRRQRPRGRATRVGFVGSRAQENVAAARDLLEPLVAELDAALAATHPQAQAVLTGHPIIRQSSLEAISRSLQLSVPVAVLLCLLCAWGFMRSLRYALVSMVPIVLVIAWLYGVMHLAGFSSNLVTATIGAISIGVGIDFATHMTMRFREELRGQGSRLAALRAATAGTGVALVGSALSSVAGFAILAFAPMPMFASYGLLTAVMIGLALSQASSYCRPCSCSSPPSRRRRRRQVATTSRYRPPSAGSGPWAMVRRGRGGGRPRGGVFELDPSGAGVGHDQLRHVHRLGHCPSADRPTRQG
- a CDS encoding HAMP domain-containing protein; this encodes MSVGAARWDVVAESPLAGVTRSVDAILRVSAFGAPLLLLLVAGVTWAGTGRTLRPIERIRSEVEELSSSTLSRRVPVPATDDEVAALAEMRPPRVTRGFSELRGRDLNPRPPGYELVVSRVRARQWAVNMAADQHLGRFRCRVSLVEANCPRAL